In Triticum urartu cultivar G1812 chromosome 6, Tu2.1, whole genome shotgun sequence, the following proteins share a genomic window:
- the LOC125512245 gene encoding cysteine proteinase inhibitor 4-like produces MARLIGASGACALLVVLLAACAASAARTEPGAARQLWDDGRKVGGRTEVRDVEDDKEVQELGRYSVEEHNRRREEGCEGGGVCGRLEFARVVSAQRQVVSGIKYYLRVAAAEENGAGSNVVSDGRVFDAVVVVKPWLQSRALVRFAPADAK; encoded by the coding sequence ATGGCTCGGTTGATCGGTGCTTCCGGCGCCTGCGCGCTGCTGGTCGTCCTGCTCGCGGCGTGCGCCGCGTCCGCCGCGCGCACCGAGCCGGGTGCCGCGCGGCAGCTGTGGGACGACGGGAGGAAGGTGGGGGGAAGGACGGAGGTGAGGGACGTGGAGGACGACAAGGAGGTACAGGAGCTGGGCCGTTACTCCGTCGAAGAACACAACCGGCGACGGGAGGAGGGCTGCGAGGGCGGCGGCGTCTGCGGGCGGCTGGAGTTCGCCCGCGTGGTGTCGGCGCAGCGCCAGGTGGTCTCCGGGATCAAGTACTACCTCCGCGTCGCGGCCGCCGAGGAGAACGGCGCGGGGAGCAACGTCGTCAGCGACGGCCGCGTGTTCGACGCCGTGGTGGTCGTCAAGCCCTGGCTCCAGTCCCGCGCGCTCGTCAGGTTCGCGCCGGCCGACGCCAAATGA